Proteins found in one Crassostrea angulata isolate pt1a10 chromosome 3, ASM2561291v2, whole genome shotgun sequence genomic segment:
- the LOC128175122 gene encoding general transcription and DNA repair factor IIH helicase subunit XPD-like, which yields MFMLQFTKYINKIMAANISDTDVIIDTEGITVPECAHGPALMFVRYSGSDAGRRFFACSAFRDRKDCSFFQWCDENVSQEKLEMRKVINKSMQPKYSHRQYRERFQLVLKGIHKKERQLCRTCGLFLLPDEEKEHEDHNILNKIDKAMLKLPSQLFTPLDNNKTYAQYLFSKKTVAFVLDKLKSLNKTHIICLGAPRIHEAIMNEETGTLKSYLLDLDFRYMQVYGPENFSRYNMFNHHFFDGERSVKFLTKFLTSCSHDQVAMVFDPPFGGMVEALSVSIRKISELWKSVTKAPTDLTLPILWFFPYFMEKRIIDSFKDFQMLDYKVDYDNHTLFRGDVKKHGSPVRIFTNIHPQKIKLSADEGYRFCAVCKRYSAKENIHCDVCDSCPTKYGATYRHCFKCDRCIKPSKEHCEVCRTCQLKGHSCDKPSQGCHICGALDHKRRECPEKGSQKASKRLNIDGLLVYFPYDYIYPEQYMYMLELKKSLDAKGHCALEMPSGTGKTISLLSLIVAYMKANPLEVTKLIYCSRTVPELEKVVAELKNLMDYYEQQLGKGKPKILGLALSSRKNLCINPEVSQERDGKNVDALCHKLTASFVRANHKRDATVPVCSFYESYDAHGKEMPLPEGVYGLDELQEYGRKKGFCPYFLARHAITHANIVVYSYYYLLDPKIAEVVSKELSKNAVVVFDEAHNIDNVCIESMSIKITRRTLDKCQQNIDGLSKQIQRLKDCDAERLKTEYQKLVQGLRDANIARETDVILANPVLPDDVLKEAVPGNIRTAEHFLGFMKRFLEYMKIRLRVQHVVSESPPSFLKDCYQKVCIERKPLRFCAERLNSMMRTLELVEIHDFSALSLLCHFATLVSTYAKGFVLIIEPFDDRTPTISNPILHFSCMDASIAIKPVFDRFQTVVITSGTLSPLEMYPRILDFRPVTMATFTMTLARTCICPMVVSKGNDQVAMTSKYETREDVAVIRNYGNLLVEFCSIVPDGIVCFFTSYIYMESTVAAWYEQGILDQVQKHKLLFIETQDAAETSLALLNYQKACENGRGAVLLSVARGKVSEGIDFDHHFGRAVIMFGIPYVYTQSKILKARLEYLRDQYQIRENDFLTFDAMRHAAQCVGRALRGKTDYGIMVFADKRFARADKRSKIPRWIQEYLKDGLCNLSVDEAVQVSKRFLRQMAQPFSREDQLGLSLLTVEQLDQEDTKKKLQSRMQYV from the exons ACCGAAGGAATCACCGTGCCAGAGTGCGCACACG GCCCAGCACTTATGTTTGTGCGATACAGTGGATCAGATGCTGGCAGGAGATTCTTTGCATGTTCTGCTTTTCGGGACAGAAAAGACTGCAGCTTCTTCCAGTGGTGTGATGAGAATGTCTCACAAGAGAAACTTGAAATGAGAAAAGTGATTAACAAATCCATGCAGCCAAAATACAGTCACAGACAATACAGGGAAAG ATTTCAATTAGTCTTAAAGGGGATACATAAAAAAGAGAGACAACTCTGTCGAACCTGTGGACTGTTCTTGTTACCTGATGAAGAAAAGGAGCATGAGGACCACAATATTCTAAACAAAATCGATAAAGCCATGCTGAAACTCCCCTCACAGCTTTTTACTCCACTGGACAACAACAAAACATATGCT caatatttgttttcaaagaagACAGTGGCGTTTGTGTTGGATAAGTTGAAGAGTCTGAACAAAACTCATATAATCTGTTTAGGAGCTCCAAG AATTCATGAGGCGATTATGAATGAAGAAACTGGAACATTGAAGAGTTATCTTCTGGATTTAGATTTCAGATAT aTGCAGGTGTATGGCCCTGAAAATTTCTCTAGATACAACATGTTCAACCACCACTTCTTTGATGGAGAAAGATCTGTTAAATTTCTAACCAAATTCTTGACCAGTTGTTCGCATGACCAGGTTGCCATGGTATTTGACCCTCCATTTGGTGGCATGGTAGAGGCTTTAAGTGTTTCCATAAGGAAAATATCAGAACTTTGGAAATCAGTAACAAAAG CTCCTACAGACCTGACTCTCCCAATCTTATGGTTTTTTCCCTACTTCATGGAGAAAAGGATAATAGATTCCTTCAAGGACTTTCAAATGCTAGATTAcaag GTAGACTATGATAACCACACTCTGTTCCGGGGAGATGTGAAGAAACATGGATCGCCAGTCCGGATATTCACCAATATTCATCCCCAGAAAATTAAACTGTCAGCTGATGAAGGATACAG GTTTTGTGCAGTATGCAAGAGATACTCTGCCAAGGAGAACATTCACTGTGATGTGTGTGACAGTTGCCCAACAAAA TATGGGGCCACATACAGGCACTGTTTTAAGTGTGACCGATGCATCAAACCCAGCAAGGAGCATTGTGAGGTCTGTCGGACTTGTCAACTGAAAGGGCACTCCTGTGATAAACCTTCACAAG GATGCCATATATGTGGTGCTCTTGATCACAAGAGAAGAGAGTGTCCCGAGAAAGGATCTCAAAAGGCGTCTAAAAG GTTAAATATCGACGGCCTACTTGTTTATTTTCCCTATGACTATATATACCCAGAGCAGTATATGTACATGCTGGAGCTGAAAAAGTCTCTAGATGCCAAG GGACACTGTGCATTGGAGATGCCTTCGGGTACAGGGAAAACAATTTCTCTTCTCTCTCTTATTGTTGCCTACATGAAG GCAAACCCACTAGAAGTCACAAAGTTGATTTATTGCTCAAGAACTGTTCCAGAACTTGAAAAA GTAGTCGCTGAATTAAAAAACCTAATGGATTATTATGAACAACAACTTGGTAAAGGGAAACCAAAAATATTGGGCTTGGCACTTAGTTCCAGGAAAAACCTGTGCATCAACCCAGAG GTCAGTCAGGAGCGAGACGGTAAGAACGTGGACGCTCTGTGTCACAAACTGACCGCCTCATTCGTCCGCGCCAATCACAAGAGAGACGCCACTGTACCAGTGTGTAGCTTCTATGAG AGTTATGATGCTCACGGAAAAGAAATGCCGCTACCTGAAGGAGTGTATGGTTTG GATGAGCTTCAAGAATATGGAAGGAAAAAAGGTTTCTGTCCATACTTTTTAGCAAGACATGCT ATAACTCATGCCAATATTGTGGTGTACAGCTACTACTACCTTCTGGATCCAAAGATTGCCGAGGTGGTCTCCAAAGAACTCTCCAAGAATGCCGTTGTTGTCTTTGACGAGGCTCACAACATTG ATAATGTGTGCATAGAATCAATGAGTATCAAAATCACAAGACGAACCTTGGACAAATGCCAACAAAATATTGACGGACTCAGTAAACAAATTCAAAG GTTAAAAGACTGTGATGCTGAGAGACTGAAGACAGAGTATCAGAAGCTGGTACAGGGATTGAGAGACGCCAACATCGCCCGAGAAACAGATGTTATACTGGCTAATCCAG TTCTTCCAGATGACGTTCTGAAAg aGGCAGTGCCTGGGAACATCAGAACAGCGGAACATTTCCTGGGTTTCATGAAGCGGTTCCTCGAGTACATGAAGATAAGACTGCGGGTGCAGCATGTGGTGTCAGAGAGTCCGCCCTCGTTCCTCAAGGACTGCTACCAGAAAGTTTGCATCGAGAGGAAACCACTCAG GTTTTGTGCAGAGAGACTGAACTCAATGATGAGAACTCTGGAGCTGGTGGAAATACACGACTTCTCCGCTCTGTCACTCCTCTGTCACTTCGCCACACTCGTCAGTACATATGCCAAAG gGTTTGTGCTAATCATCGAGCCCTTTGATGATAGAACCCCAACCATTAGCAACCCCATTCTTCACTTCAGCTGTATGGATGCTTCCATTGCCATTAAACCAGTGTTTGATCGTTTTCAAACTGTAGTCATAACCTCAGGG acATTATCACCTTTAGAGATGTATCCAAGGATACTGGATTTCAGACCTGTTACCATGGCAACATTTACAATGACCTTAGCCAGGACCTGTATTTGTCCAATG gTTGTAAGTAAAGGAAATGATCAGGTTGCCATGACTTCAAAATATGAAACTAGAGAAGATGTTG CTGTGATTCGTAACTATGGTAACCTCTTGGTGGAATTTTGTTCCATAGTCCCTGACggcattgtttgttttttcacaAGTTATATCTACATG GAGTCAACAGTAGCTGCTTGGTATGAACAG ggAATTCTTGATCAAGTGCAAAAACACAAGCTGCTATTTATAGAAACACAGGATGCTGCAGAAACCTCCCTAGCTTTGTTAAACTACCAAAAG GCCTGTGAAAATGGTAGAGGGGCAGTACTGTTGTCAGTGGCAAGGGGAAAGGTCTCAGAGGGCATAGACTTTG ACCATCACTTTGGTCGGGCTGTCATCATGTTTGGAATTCCATATGTTTATACACAGAGTAAAATTCTAAAG GCTCGCCTGGAGTATTTGCGAGACCAGTACCAGATCCGAGAGAATGACTTCCTGACCTTCGACGCTATGCGGCATGCAGCCCAGTGTGTAGGCCGAGCATTGAGAGGAAAAACCGACTATGGCATCATGGTGTTTGCAGAtaag AGATTTGCCCGGGCTGACAAGCGGAGTAAGATCCCGCGCTGGATTCAGGAGTACCTGAAGGACGGACTCTGTAACCTGTCCGTGGATGAAGCGGTGCAGGTCAGCAAGCGGTTCCTCCGACAGATGGCGCAACCGTTCTCCAGG GAGGACCAGTTGGGCTTGTCACTGTTGACTGTAGAACAGCTTGATCAGGAGGACACCAAGAAGAAACTCCAGTCTAGGATGCAGTATGTGTGA
- the LOC128175118 gene encoding uncharacterized protein LOC128175118 produces the protein MDPQSTGQVSSKDRNSEHTEASTAVSENYSDNSSVYSDTVAQTYRSPAGLWPYSPIPTCSDGYLPHTTVKSEYSSYNNSPMCHKAAVSEMYQYSSAPYHDYANIYQSQLTEWQQMHQWYYTSNCYGNDRPIKYPDIPITPLPVDSTNGASYNAQSADIARCSTPDLITALASISSDSSAKFSEPSVKYSDSNGKFSRCISPLLSEANQVLSNDSPKSEISPNVSVISEQGNHSMYLQVANRVQDSGYNSDLCMSPVYPMDSKLNSPSLDLRIEISDDEDKENEEPDEETVNLSQFVDIYNLTKPYMPKPNLADFLKESSQASQDNISSPNSNLVQSTDITSSLPSPIEQKVHPKAILCHKMPQQPQRPNIKKCEAAKRKITDAEIQAVMQRESKRQRHNQPLNLKAVRIMTEWYDRHEENPYPSKSEKEIMAKEGGISVTQVKSWFANKRNRSNNTKPKVQKRQMTERLLDICHQLARSAKQPTLNNADIIQQLSTIITSPPPPGE, from the coding sequence ATGGATCCACAAAGCACTGGACAAGTCTCTTCTAAAGACAGGAATTCAGAGCATACAGAAGCAAGCACTGCAGTAAGTGAGAATTACTCTGACAATTCCAGTGTGTACTCCGACACTGTGGCCCAGACTTACAGATCCCCTGCTGGTCTATGGCCCTACTCTCCCATACCTACATGTTCAGATGGCTACCTCCCCCACACCACAGTCAAGTCAGAATACTCAAGCTATAATAATTCTCCAATGTGTCACAAGGCAGCAGTAAGTGAGATGTACCAATACAGTAGTGCACCTTACCATGACTATGCAAACATTTATCAAAGTCAGCTTACAGAGTGGCAGCAGATGCATCAGTGGTATTATACCTCCAACTGCTACGGCAACGATCGCCCGATAAAATATCCCGATATACCGATAACTCCACTCCCTGTTGATTCCACTAACGGCGCTTCGTATAATGCTCAGTCAGCAGACATAGCTAGATGCTCTACTCCCGACCTCATAACAGCACTGGCTTCCATTTCGTCCGATTCCAGTGCAAAATTTTCAGAGCCCAGCGTTAAATATTCCGACTCAAATGGAAAATTCTCCAGGTGTATAAGTCCACTTCTCTCCGAAGCTAACCAAGTGTTGTCCAATGATTCTCCCAAATCTGAAATTTCTCCAAATGTGTCCGTAATCTCAGAACAAGGAAATCATTCAATGTATCTCCAAGTGGCAAATCGTGTGCAGGATAGTGGATATAATTCTGATTTGTGCATGTCACCTGTGTATCCGATGGATTCAAAGCTGAATTCCCCATCTTTGGATTTAAGAATAGAGATTTCCGACGATGAAGACAAAGAAAACGAGGAACCAGATGAGGAAACAGTGAATTTATCCCAGTTTGTTGATATTTACAACTTGACCAAACCTTACATGCCTAAACCAAACCTAGCGGATTTCCTTAAGGAGTCTTCTCAGGCATCTCAGGATAACATCTCCTCTCCGAATTCCAACCTCGTGCAATCAACAGACATCACTTCAAGTCTCCCCTCTCCCATTGAACAAAAAGTGCACCCAAAAGCGATTCTCTGCCACAAGATGCCTCAGCAACCCCAGAGACCCAACATCAAAAAGTGCGAGGCAGCCAAACGAAAAATCACAGATGCCGAAATTCAGGCAGTGATGCAAAGAGAGAGCAAACGACAGCGTCACAATCAGCCGCTAAATCTCAAAGCTGTTCGCATCATGACGGAATGGTACGACAGGCATGAAGAAAATCCGTATCCGTCCAAATCGGAAAAAGAAATCATGGCCAAGGAGGGCGGAATTTCCGTAACTCAAGTGAAATCCTGGTTTGCCAACAAGCGTAACAGGAGCAACAACACTAAACCGAAAGTGCAGAAGCGTCAGATGACGGAGAGACTGTTGGACATTTGTCATCAGCTGGCCCGCAGTGCCAAGCAACCAACACTGAACAACGCTGACATCATACAACAGCTGTCAACGATAATCACCAGCCCCCCTCCCCCGGGCGAGTAA
- the LOC128177078 gene encoding uncharacterized protein LOC128177078, with product MIEKSVRGNLMNKHTFNMFLVYLTIIFVSLAQTKAASSCPLKQTGCNCTFAEESPFDTKAEIMAASIGAMSPLLLTGIGFSIWKYIQSKSQDIPFERAPSELSDDFAEPRRGSKGRVSPLGEYNNYARRGSTPLSLTDTENEYYLSETPNSETPMADLNQDDRWSSPSRAPPPSNAGRAMVAPAKSESLNGWMF from the exons ATGATTGAAAAATCAGTTCGTGGGAATTTGATGAACAAACACACATTCAATATGTTTTTGGtatatttaacaataatatttgTTTCTCTGGCGCAAACGAAG gctGCGTCCTCTTGCCCACTGAAACAAACAGGATGTAACTGTACGTTTGCGGAGGAGAGTCCATTTGACACGAAGGCGGAAATCATGGCCGCTTCCATCGGCGCCATGAGCCCTCTTCTACTCACTGGAATCGGGTTCTCAATCTGGAAATACATTCAAAGCAAGAGCCAGGATATTCCATTCGAGCGGGCGCCCTCGGAACTCTCGGACGACTTCGCCGAGCCGAGGCGTGGATCCAAAGGAAGGGTGAGCCCGCTGGGGGAATACAACAACTACGCGCGTCGTGGATCCACCCCTCTTTCTCTCACGGATACGGAGAATGAGTATTACCTATCGGAAACGCCGAACTCGGAGACACCGATGGCGGACTTGAATCAAGACGATAGATGGAGCTCACCCTCCCGGGCGCCACCGCCTTCCAACGCCGGACGGGCCATGGTGGCTCCAGCCAAATCCGAGTCCCTGAATGGATGGATGTTCTGA
- the LOC128177194 gene encoding uncharacterized protein LOC128177194, which yields MAPHVYILLLLILNGYYESADASCETPKCTCAIEGEEVEVEQNLSGNEALAGTVGALSSLLLTGSGLGLYMLYQKRCKTPTLTRQVSDLSLSKHPPTGRSKMSPPPPYRPDTSASRNIYRAGMKDPTSHRVGSRSGNQHVYDKMSDWN from the exons ATGGCACCTCATGTATATATccttttattattaatattgaatggATATTATGAAAGTGCCGATGCC TCTTGTGAGACACCAAAGTGCACATGCGCCATTGAAGGGGAAGAGGTAGAGGTGGAGCAAAATCTTTCCGGAAATGAAGCTCTGGCGGGAACTGTGGGAGCACTAAGTTCCCTGCTTTTAACCGGAAGTGGTTTGGGATTGTACATGCTCTACCAAAAGCGATGCAAAACCCCAACTCTAACAAGACAGGTGTCTGATTTGTCCTTGAGTAAACACCCGCCTACAGGCCGGAGCAAAATGTCACCCCCACCGCCGTATCGCCCCGACACCTCGGCCTCCAGGAACATTTACCGAGCGGGCATGAAGGACCCCACTAGTCACCGCGTGGGCAGCCGCAGTGGCAACCAACACGTGTATGATAAGATGTCGGACTGGAATTAG